In the genome of Segatella copri, one region contains:
- a CDS encoding substrate-binding domain-containing protein, whose protein sequence is MAEKIRIKDIAERAGVSVGTVDRVLHDRPNVSKPAREKVERALKEMNYQPNMYASALAYNKEYTFYLLLPKHESEAYWEEIEEGARKCEDQRRDFHINLEIKFYERSNEASFCEVANEILEARPEGVVVVPASLAVTREFTEQLHHLSIPFILLDSYMPDLRPLSFFGQDSFCSGYFAAKMLCMIAGGEKEVMLMRQTKDGQVMSKQQDNREVGFRHYMHDHFPQMQIHTLDLPLNGTRNEFVKILEKYFAEHSDTHHCITMTSKAHIVGDYLLKSNRRDIQIMGYDMVEKNARCLREGSISFLIAQHAFMQGYYCVDTLFQAIVLKKKVTPVNYMPIELLMKENVDFYRRTQI, encoded by the coding sequence ATGGCCGAAAAAATCAGAATCAAGGATATTGCCGAGAGAGCCGGCGTATCTGTTGGAACAGTAGACAGAGTTCTACACGACCGCCCTAACGTGTCGAAACCCGCACGAGAGAAGGTGGAGAGAGCCCTCAAGGAAATGAATTACCAGCCAAACATGTATGCTAGTGCTTTGGCTTACAACAAGGAGTACACCTTCTATCTCCTCCTCCCGAAGCACGAGTCTGAGGCTTACTGGGAAGAGATTGAGGAAGGTGCAAGAAAATGTGAAGACCAGCGCCGTGATTTCCATATCAACCTGGAGATCAAGTTCTACGAGCGTTCGAACGAAGCCTCTTTCTGCGAGGTTGCCAACGAGATTCTGGAAGCCAGACCCGAGGGAGTGGTCGTGGTGCCTGCATCGCTTGCCGTGACACGCGAATTCACCGAGCAGTTGCATCATCTCAGCATTCCGTTCATCCTGCTCGACTCCTACATGCCCGACCTGCGTCCGCTTTCCTTCTTCGGACAGGATTCCTTCTGCTCGGGCTACTTTGCAGCCAAGATGCTCTGCATGATTGCCGGCGGCGAGAAAGAAGTGATGCTGATGCGCCAGACCAAGGACGGACAGGTGATGAGTAAGCAGCAGGACAACCGCGAGGTGGGATTCCGCCACTACATGCACGACCATTTCCCGCAGATGCAAATCCATACGCTCGACCTGCCGCTCAACGGCACCCGAAACGAGTTTGTCAAGATACTGGAGAAATACTTCGCCGAGCATTCCGACACCCACCACTGCATCACCATGACATCGAAGGCGCACATCGTGGGCGACTATCTGCTGAAGTCCAACCGCCGCGACATTCAGATTATGGGTTACGACATGGTAGAAAAGAATGCCAGGTGTCTTCGCGAGGGAAGCATCTCCTTCCTCATCGCCCAGCACGCCTTCATGCAGGGCTATTACTGCGTAGACACTCTCTTCCAGGCCATCGTACTGAAGAAGAAGGTTACTCCCGTAAACTACATGCCTATCGAGCTGCTGATGAAGGAGAACGTGGATTTCTATCGCAGAACGCAGATCTGA
- a CDS encoding sugar kinase has product MAKIVTLGEIMLRLSPEANDRFIQSESFRIIPGGGEANVAVSLANYGHEAYFVSKLPKHEIGQIAVNALRRYGVNTEFIARGGDRVGLYYAETGASMRPSKVIYDRAHSAIAEADASDFDFDKIMEGAQWFHWSGITPAISDKAAELTKLACEAAKRHGVTVSVDLNFRKKLWTSEKAISVMRPLMKYVDVCIGNEEDAQLCLGFKPDADVEGGKTDAEGYYGIFQGMMKEFGFKYVVSTLRESLSATHNGWKALIYDGKEFYQSKHYDINPIIDRVGGGDSFSGGLIHGLLTKATQGEALEFAVAASALKHTVPGDFNLVSVDEVESLAGGNANGRVQR; this is encoded by the coding sequence ATGGCTAAAATTGTAACATTAGGTGAGATTATGCTTCGTTTGTCTCCAGAGGCTAACGATCGCTTCATTCAGAGTGAATCATTCCGCATCATCCCTGGCGGTGGTGAGGCTAACGTAGCTGTAAGCCTGGCTAACTATGGTCATGAGGCTTACTTCGTATCTAAGTTGCCAAAGCACGAAATCGGTCAGATTGCTGTAAATGCTCTCCGTCGTTATGGCGTAAACACTGAGTTCATCGCCCGTGGTGGTGACCGTGTGGGTCTTTACTATGCTGAGACTGGTGCTTCTATGCGCCCATCAAAGGTTATCTACGACCGTGCTCACAGCGCTATCGCAGAGGCTGATGCTTCAGATTTCGACTTCGACAAAATTATGGAGGGTGCTCAGTGGTTCCACTGGAGCGGTATTACTCCTGCTATCAGCGACAAGGCTGCTGAATTGACCAAGTTGGCTTGTGAGGCTGCTAAGCGTCATGGCGTAACAGTATCTGTTGACCTCAACTTCCGCAAGAAGCTCTGGACTTCAGAGAAGGCTATCTCTGTAATGCGCCCATTAATGAAGTATGTTGATGTTTGCATCGGTAACGAGGAGGATGCACAGCTTTGCCTGGGCTTCAAGCCAGATGCTGACGTAGAAGGCGGCAAGACTGATGCTGAGGGTTACTACGGCATCTTCCAGGGTATGATGAAGGAGTTCGGCTTCAAGTATGTAGTTTCTACTCTCCGTGAGTCTCTTTCTGCTACCCACAACGGCTGGAAGGCTCTTATCTATGATGGTAAGGAATTCTACCAGAGCAAGCACTACGATATCAACCCTATCATCGACCGCGTAGGTGGTGGTGACTCTTTCTCAGGCGGTTTGATCCACGGTCTCCTGACTAAGGCTACTCAGGGTGAGGCTTTGGAGTTCGCTGTGGCTGCTTCTGCATTGAAGCACACTGTTCCTGGCGACTTCAACCTGGTATCTGTTGACGAGGTAGAGAGCCTCGCAGGTGGTAACGCTAATGGTCGCGTGCAGCGATAA
- a CDS encoding UxaA family hydrolase has protein sequence MKLSSFIKINPADSVVVCLRPMKQGEAIEVDGKTITLLQDTPAGHKVLINDAAEGQDIIKYGYPIGHAKKDLKQGEWVNENNLKTNLAGTLEYTYNPVEEKLNIADESRTFKGYVRKNGEVGTRNEVWVVPTVGCVNGVAEKLVELLKQETGCEGIDAIHAWHHNFGCSQLSGDHENTRKVLRDICLHPNAGAVLVLSLGCENNQPDDFMAMLGDYDKDRIKLLVTQKVEGDEIEEGMKILRNLYAKAKEDEREEVSVSKLRVGLKCGGSDGFSGITANPLVGEFSDWLVAQGGTSILTEVPEMFGAETILMNRCENKELFDKTVHLINDFKEYFLSHGEPVGENPSPGNKAGGISTLEDKALGCTQKCGRAPVSGVLQYGERLETNGLNLLSAPGNDLVAATALASSGCQLVLFTTGRGTPFGTFVPTMKISTNSNLAKNKPNWIDFNAGALVEGTDMKELVKQFIDKIIAVASGEEARNERNGYREISIFKNGVTL, from the coding sequence ATGAAACTATCAAGCTTTATCAAGATTAACCCTGCTGATTCAGTAGTGGTTTGCTTGCGCCCTATGAAGCAGGGCGAAGCTATTGAGGTAGATGGCAAGACCATCACCCTTTTGCAGGATACTCCTGCCGGTCACAAGGTGCTCATCAACGATGCTGCCGAAGGACAGGACATCATCAAGTACGGCTACCCTATTGGTCACGCAAAGAAAGACCTGAAGCAGGGCGAGTGGGTTAACGAGAACAATCTCAAGACCAATCTTGCCGGTACTTTGGAGTACACCTACAATCCGGTGGAGGAAAAGCTGAACATCGCCGATGAGAGCAGAACCTTCAAGGGTTATGTGCGTAAGAACGGCGAAGTGGGAACACGCAACGAGGTTTGGGTAGTCCCTACCGTGGGTTGCGTAAACGGTGTTGCAGAGAAGCTCGTTGAGCTTCTGAAGCAGGAAACAGGCTGTGAGGGTATTGACGCCATCCACGCCTGGCACCATAACTTCGGTTGCTCTCAGCTCTCGGGCGACCACGAGAACACCCGCAAGGTGTTGCGCGACATCTGTCTCCATCCTAACGCTGGTGCCGTGCTCGTTCTCTCATTGGGATGCGAGAACAACCAGCCAGACGATTTCATGGCGATGCTGGGCGATTACGACAAGGACCGCATCAAGCTGCTCGTTACCCAGAAGGTGGAAGGCGATGAGATTGAAGAAGGAATGAAGATTCTCCGCAATCTCTATGCCAAGGCCAAGGAGGATGAGCGCGAGGAGGTTTCCGTAAGCAAGCTCCGCGTGGGATTGAAGTGCGGCGGATCTGACGGATTCAGCGGCATTACCGCCAACCCATTGGTGGGCGAATTCTCCGATTGGCTCGTGGCCCAGGGCGGCACAAGCATCCTCACCGAGGTGCCTGAGATGTTCGGTGCTGAGACGATTCTGATGAACCGTTGCGAGAACAAAGAGCTCTTCGATAAGACTGTTCACCTGATCAACGACTTCAAGGAGTACTTCCTGAGCCATGGCGAGCCTGTGGGTGAGAATCCTTCTCCGGGCAACAAGGCGGGTGGTATTTCTACCTTGGAGGATAAGGCACTCGGTTGCACCCAGAAGTGCGGTCGTGCTCCGGTGAGCGGCGTATTGCAGTATGGTGAGCGTCTGGAGACAAATGGTTTGAACCTCCTGTCAGCTCCGGGCAACGACCTCGTGGCAGCCACTGCCTTGGCTTCATCAGGTTGCCAGTTGGTTCTCTTCACCACCGGTCGTGGAACCCCATTCGGCACCTTCGTTCCAACCATGAAGATTTCAACCAACAGCAATCTGGCCAAGAACAAGCCAAACTGGATTGACTTCA